A region of the Roseiflexus sp. RS-1 genome:
GAACCGCAAGCGGTTGTTGTGCATCGTCATATGCGCGCATCTCCTGGTGATTTGTGGCGTCATCTCTATATGTACGGCAAAGTGTATGCTGAGATCTATCCCCACTACCCGGATCTTCTTGGTGTCTGGCGACGAATGCGTGCGAGCATCGCCTTTCCAGGCGCACTGCGTTTGCTTGGTCCAGCGCTTGCTGCCTTTGATTGTGTCGAACGTCTGATCCGCTGGCCCTATCTATGGCGCTATCTGGATGCTACTCCTGCACTGTTGCTGGCATCGCTCGCGTGGTACCATGGCGCGGCAACAACTCTTCAGATGCAGCAGCATACAAACGTGGTCGGCAAGGTATGAAGGATGTATGGACGATCTTTACACCGAATCAGGCGCTACAATTTCTTGATCAGGTGCGCATCATAGAAGACGGCGTCGATCAGGAGATTCGCAGTTCTGCACCCCGGGAATTATCCCATTATCGTCTCATCCATACGCGAACATGGTTGCGTGCGCTTCATGTCATTCGGCGAGTGTTTCCGGTGATCGATCGCCCGTTGCGTGTTCTCGAGCTTGGCGCATCTCCTTATTTTTTTACGGCTCTGCTGGCTCATCATATTCCATGCGAGATTGTTGCCTCGACACTCCCGGCGTTGACCTGGCCCGGTGAACCACTGGATATCCGTCCGTACCCTGTGGTTCTGGCGTATGGTCGTGATCAGCAGCGCTTTCATTTTCAAACGTGGACGTTCAATATCGAAAAAGACCCATTTCCCTTTGCCAGTGCTTCGTTCGATCTTGTCTTGTGCATGGAAGTGATGGAACATCTCACATACTGTCCATCGCACACTCTTGCTGAAGCGCACCGTGTTTTGCGTCCTGGTGGGAAAATATTGATAACAGTGCCAAACTACCTGCGATCTCAGCGAATCCTTCAGGTTGCACTCGGCCGACCCGACGATTTTCCCTATGTAGGTACCGGTATACAAGGGCGTCATCAACGTGAATTGACGTATGATGAAATGAAGATATTACTGGAGGCTTGTAACTATCGTATTGATTATCTTGATGTTGAAATTGTCTGGCCATGGGAACCCGCTATGACGCTGCCGGGCAGAGTGCTGGCAGCCTTGTTGCACGGATTTTTACGTCTGCCAATAGCATATGCCCGCAAGCGCCGCGAGTTGATCATTGCTTTGGCAACACCGATCGGTGAACCACGGTTGGGATACCCGTCCCAACTTTACGATGATCCGACGGCGTTTCCACAGCGCCTGCCAGTTTGAGGGAGGAAGCTTTTGCCAGCACCGGACAACATTCTGGCGCGATATGCTGCAATGTATCGGTTAATTCACGATAGCGCGCTTACCTTCTTACAGGCGTGGGAACGAACGCAGAGTCCACTCAGGGTTTTGGAAATTGGCGCAGAGCCATATGTGTTCACAGCCCGTCTCCTTGAAACATTCGATTGGGATGTCCACTGTGTGAGCGTGCCGCCATACATCTGGCCCGGTGAAATGCCCTCCCCTCAGTATGTTTGTGTGGATCTTCAG
Encoded here:
- a CDS encoding class I SAM-dependent methyltransferase, whose product is MKDVWTIFTPNQALQFLDQVRIIEDGVDQEIRSSAPRELSHYRLIHTRTWLRALHVIRRVFPVIDRPLRVLELGASPYFFTALLAHHIPCEIVASTLPALTWPGEPLDIRPYPVVLAYGRDQQRFHFQTWTFNIEKDPFPFASASFDLVLCMEVMEHLTYCPSHTLAEAHRVLRPGGKILITVPNYLRSQRILQVALGRPDDFPYVGTGIQGRHQRELTYDEMKILLEACNYRIDYLDVEIVWPWEPAMTLPGRVLAALLHGFLRLPIAYARKRRELIIALATPIGEPRLGYPSQLYDDPTAFPQRLPV